Proteins from a genomic interval of Gemmatimonadales bacterium:
- a CDS encoding RNA polymerase sigma factor RpoD/SigA, with translation MTQQTRRKRRTARPAPLNHGLEDQPETLDLYLDDISRIPLLTQEEELALARRAFRGDVAAQEKLARHNVRFVVSVAKKFQNRGVPLSDLIGEGNVGLMTAARKFDPDRGVKFISYAVWWIRQAIQASIARQGRTVRVPLNRTADLSRLARTTTVLKERLGRTPTVEELVRATGLTPEAVRSLGALHTEAVRLDQPVREGDSTERMERFSVASADTTDAATLSNSRTSDIEEALATLAPRDAKVLRLYFGLDDGRARTLEEIGRMMGVTRERIRQLRDRALRQLKEEQGEKLKDLAA, from the coding sequence GTGACGCAGCAGACTCGCCGGAAGCGGCGCACGGCCCGGCCGGCGCCGCTCAACCATGGTCTCGAGGATCAGCCCGAGACCCTGGACTTGTACCTCGATGATATCAGCCGAATCCCCCTGCTCACGCAGGAGGAGGAGCTTGCGCTGGCCCGCCGCGCGTTCCGCGGCGACGTGGCAGCGCAGGAGAAGCTGGCCCGGCACAACGTGCGGTTCGTGGTGTCGGTCGCAAAGAAGTTCCAGAATCGCGGCGTGCCACTGTCGGATCTGATCGGCGAAGGCAACGTCGGTCTCATGACGGCCGCCCGCAAGTTCGACCCGGACCGCGGCGTCAAGTTCATCTCCTACGCGGTTTGGTGGATTCGCCAGGCGATCCAGGCGTCGATTGCGCGGCAGGGCCGCACGGTGCGCGTGCCGCTCAACCGGACCGCCGACCTGAGCCGGCTCGCCCGCACCACGACGGTGCTGAAGGAGCGGCTGGGCCGGACCCCGACCGTCGAGGAGTTGGTGCGTGCCACCGGGCTCACGCCCGAGGCCGTGCGCTCGCTCGGCGCGCTCCACACCGAGGCGGTGCGGCTCGATCAGCCGGTGCGCGAGGGTGACTCGACCGAGCGGATGGAGCGTTTCTCGGTCGCGTCGGCAGACACCACGGACGCCGCGACGCTTTCGAACAGCCGTACCAGCGACATCGAGGAGGCACTGGCGACCCTGGCGCCGCGCGACGCCAAGGTGCTACGGCTCTACTTCGGCCTGGATGACGGCCGCGCGCGCACTCTCGAGGAGATCGGCCGCATGATGGGCGTCACCCGCGAGCGCATCCGCCAGCTTCGCGACCGCGCGCTCCGCCAGCTCAAAGAAGAGCAGGGCGAAAAGCTGAAGGATCTGGCTGCGTAG